The following are encoded together in the Adhaeribacter arboris genome:
- a CDS encoding Hint domain-containing protein, producing the protein MRRIFLSFLFIGSMHLAQAQQSTGTSRPLTLAEYQKAKTFAVKDLDNDTYVKIENAYILDRYEGRKPYFITGDDGLKKRMDLYRLVSKEGMQELGTMIFYTNEKGKQYKAVLPNFTTDGKVWESYFEDIHAIDKEEKNFVLKLSYVLSKELSFQQYKALNQGKDLKAESATYGNDICFPGDQLVAMANGRQKLLKEVQPGDQVLTIDPATKLATTVRVKELVSHEAKNYAITRLLVASVTEKTSQAGKEVNLSSKVLEATPNHPMQTREGNRKMGEVNLGEEVLCYNSKTGKYEPFTVLHKTEYAGGVQKVYNIEAAAGTTFMMNDVMVLQK; encoded by the coding sequence ATGCGCAGAATTTTCTTATCGTTCCTATTTATTGGCTCCATGCACCTGGCGCAGGCTCAGCAAAGCACCGGAACTTCCCGCCCTTTAACTTTAGCCGAATATCAAAAAGCTAAAACCTTTGCGGTAAAAGACCTCGATAACGATACCTATGTAAAAATTGAGAACGCTTATATTCTGGATCGTTACGAAGGCCGGAAACCTTATTTTATTACCGGCGATGATGGATTAAAAAAACGCATGGACCTGTATAGACTCGTAAGCAAAGAGGGCATGCAGGAATTGGGTACGATGATATTTTACACCAACGAAAAAGGCAAACAATATAAAGCCGTACTGCCTAATTTTACCACCGATGGCAAAGTTTGGGAAAGCTATTTCGAAGACATTCACGCCATAGATAAAGAAGAAAAAAACTTTGTGCTGAAGCTCTCTTATGTGCTGTCGAAAGAATTATCCTTCCAGCAGTATAAAGCTTTAAACCAAGGCAAAGACTTAAAAGCCGAATCGGCAACTTATGGCAATGATATCTGCTTCCCCGGCGACCAGTTGGTAGCCATGGCCAATGGCCGGCAAAAGCTACTGAAAGAAGTGCAACCCGGCGACCAGGTATTAACCATTGATCCGGCTACGAAATTAGCTACTACGGTACGCGTAAAAGAGTTGGTTTCGCACGAAGCTAAAAACTATGCTATCACCCGGTTATTAGTAGCTAGTGTCACTGAAAAAACGAGCCAAGCAGGGAAAGAGGTAAACTTAAGCAGCAAAGTGCTGGAAGCCACCCCTAACCACCCGATGCAAACCCGCGAAGGCAACCGCAAAATGGGGGAAGTTAACTTAGGCGAAGAAGTATTGTGCTACAACAGTAAAACCGGCAAATACGAACCTTTCACGGTATTACATAAAACCGAATACGCTGGCGGAGTTCAAAAAGTATATAACATTGAAGCTGCCGCCGGTACTACTTTTATGATGAATGATGTAATGGTATTACAGAAGTAG
- a CDS encoding pyridoxal phosphate-dependent aminotransferase, producing the protein MNRRNWLKSSAFLAGGFTFFSGSLNQLVAKPAARTLEKKVTEESIILGAPAELKARLNANENPFGPSEKAKKAAMDALNTSYQYPMKYTRELAQKIADYEGVKLENILMDAGSGPLLLAAAMYYSKKEGSNIVSGDPTYASLPRDASDFNTTWNKVPLTSEYKLDLDAMEKKVDGSTSLMYICNPNNPTGTVVDTAKLAAFCERVSKKVPVFIDEAYIDYLPDPKAASMMECVKKGQNVIIARTFSKLYGFAGLRVGYIIAQPDVIKELSKYAAGGMSISAPSVQAALAAYQDKAFLQDALKKTLASKNFLYDVLKKEGYEYIPSSSNFVMFPIKMEGEKFTAELMKRGVGVRFWKFNNQDWCRVSIGRMDEMQAFAEAFRQVS; encoded by the coding sequence ATGAACAGACGTAACTGGCTTAAGTCCAGTGCTTTTTTAGCCGGAGGATTTACCTTCTTTTCCGGCTCACTAAACCAGCTGGTGGCTAAGCCCGCTGCCCGTACCCTCGAGAAGAAAGTTACGGAAGAAAGTATTATTCTGGGGGCTCCGGCCGAACTCAAAGCTCGGCTAAATGCCAATGAAAATCCTTTTGGACCTTCGGAAAAGGCTAAAAAAGCGGCCATGGATGCCCTGAACACCAGCTACCAATACCCCATGAAATATACCCGGGAACTGGCGCAGAAGATTGCGGACTACGAAGGTGTTAAGCTGGAAAATATCTTAATGGATGCCGGTTCCGGGCCTTTGTTGTTGGCCGCCGCCATGTATTACAGCAAAAAAGAAGGTTCCAATATTGTTTCCGGTGACCCGACCTACGCCAGCTTACCCCGCGATGCCTCCGATTTTAATACTACCTGGAACAAAGTGCCGCTTACTTCGGAGTATAAGCTAGACCTGGACGCTATGGAAAAAAAGGTGGATGGCAGTACTTCTTTAATGTACATCTGTAACCCGAATAACCCCACCGGCACCGTAGTAGATACCGCTAAATTAGCGGCTTTCTGCGAAAGAGTATCGAAGAAAGTACCTGTGTTTATAGACGAAGCCTACATTGATTATTTACCGGACCCTAAAGCTGCTTCGATGATGGAGTGCGTGAAAAAAGGACAAAACGTAATTATTGCCCGTACCTTCTCTAAACTTTACGGCTTTGCTGGTCTGCGGGTAGGGTATATTATTGCGCAACCCGACGTAATAAAAGAATTAAGTAAGTATGCCGCCGGTGGTATGAGTATCTCCGCTCCTTCGGTACAAGCGGCTTTAGCAGCTTATCAAGATAAAGCTTTCTTGCAAGATGCTTTAAAGAAAACCCTGGCTTCTAAAAACTTCCTGTACGATGTGTTGAAGAAAGAAGGCTACGAATACATTCCTTCTTCGAGCAACTTTGTGATGTTTCCAATAAAAATGGAAGGCGAAAAATTTACGGCTGAATTAATGAAACGCGGCGTAGGCGTACGCTTCTGGAAATTTAATAATCAGGACTGGTGCCGCGTAAGTATTGGCCGCATGGACGAGATGCAGGCATTCGCCGAGGCTTTCCGGCAAGTTTCTTAG
- a CDS encoding flavin monoamine oxidase family protein codes for MRHLSRRAFLSKSALLAGSAYPAMMALGLLPSAPAHAFNLSGDGKGKHVVILGGGLAGMASAYELNKLGYRTTILEARNRSGGRCWSIRKGSTNQEGDGPMLTANFDAGLYYNAGPSRIPHHHQLTMHYCKELGVPLEVYNNVNEGTYYFSEGKGPLSNKKVRAREIHNDMRGYMSELLAKALDQEKLDLALNKEDAAKVIEYLRAEGGLDIDKLYKASARRGYIESPGAGEKSGKIADPHKLADIIQSGLLDPDFYNVAEYTYELQMTMFQAVGGMDNIAKALEKKVISSLKLGTEVKSILNVPDGVKITYKDKQGEHEMKGDICICTLPLPILSNVNHNFASEVSRAIDFVPYIQTGKMGLQFKRRFWEEDEQIYGGITHTNNELTQIFYPSYDYLSKKGILIGYYNFNEKAKTVGDLSMADREKLALEKGSLIHPQYKQEFETSFSVSWHKTKYNMGGWAVYNSEARKTLYPALLKPDQNVYFAGEHTTYLTAWMAGAFESARSAVAAVHSRVAEQRVKYPVTSNNG; via the coding sequence TTGAGACATCTATCCCGAAGAGCTTTTTTAAGTAAAAGTGCTTTACTTGCCGGGAGCGCTTATCCGGCCATGATGGCTTTAGGTTTACTACCCAGTGCTCCGGCTCATGCGTTTAACTTATCCGGTGATGGTAAAGGCAAACACGTAGTAATTTTGGGTGGTGGTTTAGCTGGCATGGCATCCGCTTACGAGTTAAATAAATTAGGTTACCGCACTACTATTTTAGAAGCCCGCAATCGTTCCGGCGGTCGTTGTTGGAGCATCCGAAAAGGCTCCACTAACCAGGAGGGAGATGGGCCAATGCTTACCGCTAATTTTGATGCGGGTTTGTATTATAATGCCGGTCCTTCCCGGATTCCGCACCACCACCAACTTACCATGCATTATTGCAAAGAATTAGGAGTACCCCTAGAGGTATACAATAATGTAAACGAAGGCACTTATTACTTCAGCGAAGGCAAAGGCCCTTTATCTAATAAAAAGGTACGCGCCCGCGAAATTCACAACGACATGCGCGGTTATATGAGCGAATTACTCGCCAAAGCGCTGGACCAGGAAAAATTAGATTTAGCTTTAAATAAAGAAGATGCTGCCAAAGTAATTGAATACCTGCGCGCCGAAGGGGGTTTGGACATTGATAAGTTATATAAAGCATCGGCCCGCCGCGGGTATATTGAATCGCCGGGTGCCGGCGAGAAATCCGGAAAAATAGCCGATCCGCACAAATTAGCCGATATCATTCAATCAGGATTGTTAGATCCGGACTTTTATAATGTAGCCGAATACACCTATGAACTACAAATGACGATGTTCCAGGCAGTAGGCGGTATGGATAACATTGCCAAGGCTCTGGAAAAGAAAGTTATTAGTTCGTTAAAATTAGGTACAGAAGTAAAATCTATTTTAAATGTTCCGGACGGTGTAAAAATAACGTATAAAGATAAGCAAGGCGAGCACGAAATGAAAGGTGATATCTGCATCTGCACCTTGCCTTTGCCAATACTGAGCAACGTTAATCATAATTTTGCTTCGGAAGTAAGCCGGGCCATTGATTTTGTGCCGTATATCCAGACCGGTAAAATGGGGTTGCAGTTTAAACGCCGTTTCTGGGAAGAAGACGAGCAAATTTACGGGGGCATTACCCACACCAACAACGAGCTTACCCAGATTTTTTATCCTTCTTACGATTACTTAAGTAAAAAAGGGATACTTATTGGTTATTACAACTTCAACGAAAAAGCCAAAACGGTAGGCGACTTATCCATGGCCGACCGGGAAAAACTAGCTTTAGAAAAAGGCAGCTTAATTCATCCGCAGTACAAACAAGAGTTTGAAACTTCGTTTTCGGTGAGCTGGCATAAGACTAAGTACAACATGGGCGGTTGGGCCGTTTACAACAGCGAAGCCCGCAAAACTCTTTACCCCGCCCTGCTGAAACCAGACCAGAACGTATATTTTGCCGGCGAGCACACCACTTATTTAACCGCCTGGATGGCCGGAGCCTTTGAATCGGCGAGGAGCGCAGTAGCGGCGGTACATTCCCGCGTTGCCGAGCAAAGAGTAAAATACCCGGTTACCAGTAACAACGGTTAA
- a CDS encoding RidA family protein: MKKCFCFSCLAVILSTSVSFGQNTSHQNQPLKKIIKTEQAPQPIGPYSQGVLVDGFLFVAGQVGVNPQTRQLTATSFEAEITQVLENLQAILKGAGMDFRNVVKATIYLKDLTHFAKVNEVYGKYFTVEPPARETVQVSNLPSNANVEISVIAAMH, from the coding sequence ATGAAAAAGTGTTTTTGCTTCTCCTGTTTAGCCGTAATACTATCTACTTCCGTAAGTTTCGGGCAGAATACCTCTCACCAGAACCAGCCTTTAAAAAAAATTATTAAAACCGAGCAGGCGCCTCAGCCCATAGGACCTTACAGCCAAGGCGTATTAGTTGATGGGTTTTTATTTGTTGCCGGCCAGGTGGGAGTTAATCCGCAAACCCGGCAGTTAACTGCCACGAGTTTTGAGGCAGAAATCACTCAGGTATTGGAAAATTTGCAGGCTATATTAAAAGGAGCCGGCATGGATTTCCGGAACGTGGTGAAGGCCACTATTTACTTAAAAGATTTAACCCATTTTGCAAAGGTAAATGAGGTTTACGGCAAATATTTTACGGTAGAGCCTCCGGCCCGCGAAACCGTGCAGGTATCTAACTTACCCAGCAATGCCAACGTGGAGATTTCGGTTATTGCGGCGATGCATTAG
- a CDS encoding aminotransferase class V-fold PLP-dependent enzyme — MPENLNSRRNFVKTIGSFAGVLTVSPALAAWQKETGLHIPAVTATEDVTKDEDFWGYIQQAYSASPNVINLNNGGVSPQPIVVQNALDQYNRLSNEAPSYYMWRTLDEARESVRMKLADLAGCSPEELAINRNASEALETIIFGINLQRGDEVVLTKQDYPNVINAWKQREKREGIVLKFINLDLPIEDNQLIVRQYKEAFSSQTKAVMITHMINWSGQIMPAALISRAAKKHNPAIQVVIDGAHSFAHINYKIPDLEGDYYGTSLHKWLCCPFGTGMLYVKQARIKDVWPMFAPEDPQSPDIRKFERLGTRSFPTEMAIGHAINFHNTIGIERKQKRLHYLKNYWVEKCLSIPGFSTITSLKPEFSGAIATFAIKGLAPGEVATELFKRSRIHTSATVWENISGVRITPHLYTPLKDLDRLVNTIHAIAKGNVTAANRTNSK, encoded by the coding sequence ATGCCAGAAAACCTTAACTCCCGCAGGAATTTTGTTAAAACAATAGGCAGTTTTGCTGGTGTGCTAACGGTAAGCCCCGCTTTGGCGGCCTGGCAAAAGGAAACAGGTTTACACATTCCCGCTGTAACTGCTACCGAAGACGTAACCAAAGACGAAGATTTTTGGGGCTATATTCAGCAGGCTTATTCGGCTTCGCCTAATGTAATTAACCTGAACAATGGCGGGGTAAGTCCCCAACCCATCGTGGTACAAAATGCGCTGGATCAATATAACCGGTTAAGCAACGAAGCGCCTAGTTATTATATGTGGCGTACTTTAGACGAAGCCCGCGAATCGGTGCGGATGAAATTAGCCGACTTAGCTGGCTGCTCTCCCGAAGAATTGGCTATTAACCGCAATGCCAGCGAAGCACTGGAAACCATCATTTTTGGCATCAACCTGCAGCGCGGCGATGAAGTAGTTCTCACTAAGCAAGACTACCCAAACGTAATCAACGCCTGGAAGCAAAGAGAAAAACGCGAGGGTATTGTTCTTAAATTTATCAACCTGGATTTGCCCATTGAAGATAACCAGCTAATTGTGCGCCAATACAAAGAGGCGTTTTCTTCTCAGACCAAAGCCGTAATGATTACCCACATGATTAACTGGTCGGGACAAATTATGCCAGCGGCACTTATCAGCCGGGCGGCTAAAAAACACAATCCAGCCATTCAAGTAGTAATTGATGGGGCCCATTCTTTTGCGCATATCAACTACAAAATTCCGGATTTAGAAGGCGATTACTACGGCACCAGCCTGCACAAATGGCTTTGCTGCCCCTTTGGCACGGGCATGCTCTACGTTAAGCAAGCCCGCATTAAAGATGTTTGGCCTATGTTCGCTCCCGAAGATCCGCAAAGCCCCGATATCCGCAAGTTTGAAAGGCTGGGTACCCGCTCCTTTCCTACCGAAATGGCCATTGGGCACGCCATTAATTTTCATAATACCATTGGCATTGAGCGCAAACAAAAACGGTTGCATTATTTAAAAAATTACTGGGTAGAAAAATGCTTGAGCATTCCGGGTTTTTCTACCATTACTTCGCTTAAACCCGAATTTTCCGGCGCTATTGCCACTTTTGCGATTAAAGGGCTGGCTCCCGGCGAAGTTGCCACTGAATTATTTAAACGGTCTCGCATTCATACCTCGGCTACCGTGTGGGAAAATATTAGCGGCGTACGGATTACCCCGCACTTGTACACGCCTTTAAAAGATTTAGACCGCCTGGTAAATACGATTCACGCCATTGCCAAAGGAAACGTAACCGCCGCCAACCGCACCAATAGCAAATAA
- a CDS encoding FAD-dependent oxidoreductase — MDRRSFLLKSGASLGLAFAMGVSSCSPGNNLYRGSSTSLGARRLPRVKLSPDRIIKETVGLRPYRLSGPRLDVEMLGQKTIVHNYGHGGSGFSLSWGTGQIAATRAAATGHQEIAVIGCGIVGLTTARLLQQMGKTVTIYAKEMFPKITSSMATGTWSPSHLLCEEEYITPEFKTMWEQACSYSFQTYQNLLGYGDLVTWMDHYIINGRAPSETPKLHIDGLLPEPKELSRREHPFKSKNVVNQPNMVFNIPSYLHHLTTDFLNFGGKVQIKEFKTLEDLDALWEDGVVNCTGLGAKALFNDEQLMPISGQLSFLIPQPEINYRLSTPHGYIIPRKDGLVLGGNAIRNNWNTTPNPEQTKTVIAAINEALVGMRS, encoded by the coding sequence ATGGATCGGCGATCTTTTCTTTTAAAATCCGGAGCTTCATTAGGGCTAGCGTTTGCCATGGGCGTTAGCTCCTGCTCTCCGGGCAATAATCTTTACCGAGGCAGCTCTACTTCTTTAGGTGCTCGTCGTTTACCCCGGGTTAAGCTTTCTCCCGACCGGATTATTAAAGAAACAGTTGGGCTTCGTCCGTACCGGCTCTCCGGCCCACGGTTAGATGTGGAAATGCTGGGCCAGAAAACGATTGTGCATAATTATGGCCACGGTGGCAGTGGTTTTTCGTTGTCGTGGGGAACCGGGCAAATTGCGGCTACGCGTGCCGCTGCTACGGGCCACCAGGAAATTGCGGTAATAGGTTGCGGTATTGTTGGTCTAACTACGGCTCGTTTGCTCCAGCAAATGGGTAAAACCGTTACCATCTACGCCAAAGAAATGTTTCCTAAAATTACTTCCAGCATGGCTACCGGCACCTGGTCGCCGTCGCATTTACTTTGCGAAGAGGAATACATTACCCCGGAGTTTAAGACCATGTGGGAACAAGCCTGTTCCTATTCGTTTCAAACGTATCAAAACTTATTGGGCTATGGCGATTTAGTTACCTGGATGGATCATTACATTATTAATGGCCGAGCTCCTTCCGAAACTCCTAAACTGCATATAGACGGATTACTGCCCGAACCGAAAGAGTTATCCCGGCGCGAGCACCCGTTTAAATCTAAAAATGTGGTGAACCAGCCCAACATGGTTTTTAATATCCCGTCGTACCTGCACCACCTTACCACCGATTTTTTAAATTTTGGCGGTAAAGTTCAGATAAAAGAATTTAAAACTTTAGAAGACCTAGATGCTTTATGGGAAGATGGCGTGGTGAATTGTACCGGCTTAGGTGCCAAAGCTTTGTTTAACGACGAACAATTAATGCCGATATCAGGTCAGTTATCTTTTTTAATTCCGCAGCCCGAAATTAATTACCGGTTAAGCACCCCGCACGGGTATATTATCCCCCGCAAAGACGGTTTAGTGCTGGGCGGTAATGCCATTCGGAATAATTGGAACACGACTCCTAATCCGGAACAAACTAAAACGGTAATTGCGGCTATAAATGAAGCTTTAGTAGGAATGCGGAGTTAA
- a CDS encoding SusD/RagB family nutrient-binding outer membrane lipoprotein: MKISSKIKIATYLVAGAFLASACTKNFEEMNVSPNKPSEVSSAVLLPNGIESSVDRYWGHRARFERINLDGGMLWVQYLARNIYSDEGDNYNMSPAYYTNNWKGFYNDALLNFQRIIVQSGPEGTAPNTNYEGVGLVMRSWVFSLLTDIYGAIPYTEALQGTATTPIYTPKYDSQEEVYAGLLNDLKLANEKLTVGGPAISGDIMFGGNIEMWKKFANSLRLKLANRQAAKKPAESQAIMAEILADPVKYPVFTSNSDYAVLKNANGLPSNNEWNQVMVQESRTDWNLSKTLVDKLQALNDPRLAIYGQPVNNQYMGIPNGLPDAIATTYLASSAKIGTYFLQTTTPSVIMSYSELLFTLAEAALDGDIAGDAQSYYEQAIAASFGQYGLTMPADYLANAGPATKENILTQKWIALFGQGIEAWTEFRRTGYPALPAPDPRAIFLNDGVLPTRLQYPSTEYSLNKTQLDAGISLNGGSDDKKTKMWWAE; encoded by the coding sequence ATGAAAATATCTTCTAAAATAAAAATCGCGACTTATTTGGTAGCCGGAGCTTTTTTAGCCAGTGCCTGCACCAAAAACTTCGAAGAAATGAATGTTAGCCCGAACAAGCCTTCGGAGGTAAGTTCAGCCGTACTGTTGCCTAACGGCATCGAGTCGAGCGTCGATCGTTACTGGGGTCACCGGGCTCGGTTCGAACGTATTAACCTGGATGGCGGCATGTTGTGGGTACAATATTTGGCCCGGAACATTTATTCCGACGAAGGGGACAACTACAACATGAGCCCGGCTTATTACACCAATAACTGGAAAGGCTTTTACAACGATGCACTGCTAAATTTTCAACGAATTATAGTTCAATCCGGGCCGGAAGGTACCGCGCCCAACACTAATTATGAGGGAGTAGGTTTGGTGATGCGCTCCTGGGTGTTCTCGCTGTTAACGGATATTTACGGCGCTATTCCTTACACCGAAGCCTTACAGGGAACGGCCACTACTCCTATTTACACGCCTAAATACGATTCGCAGGAAGAAGTTTACGCCGGTTTACTGAACGACTTAAAACTAGCCAACGAGAAGTTAACCGTAGGTGGTCCGGCTATTTCCGGCGATATTATGTTCGGTGGCAATATTGAGATGTGGAAGAAATTTGCAAATTCTTTGCGCTTAAAACTAGCTAACCGGCAAGCCGCTAAAAAACCAGCCGAATCACAGGCAATTATGGCGGAGATTCTGGCGGATCCCGTTAAATATCCCGTATTCACCAGCAACTCCGATTATGCCGTCCTGAAAAATGCCAATGGTTTACCCAGCAACAACGAGTGGAACCAGGTAATGGTCCAGGAAAGCCGCACCGACTGGAATTTAAGCAAAACTTTAGTAGATAAACTGCAAGCCCTCAACGACCCGCGCTTAGCAATTTACGGACAGCCGGTAAACAACCAGTACATGGGCATTCCGAACGGCTTACCCGATGCCATTGCCACTACTTATTTAGCTTCCAGTGCTAAAATTGGCACTTACTTTTTACAAACCACTACGCCCAGCGTTATCATGAGTTATTCGGAGCTTCTCTTTACCTTAGCCGAAGCGGCGCTGGATGGTGATATAGCCGGCGATGCCCAAAGCTATTACGAGCAAGCCATTGCGGCCTCTTTCGGCCAATACGGTTTAACCATGCCCGCTGATTATTTAGCTAATGCCGGCCCCGCTACCAAAGAAAATATACTTACTCAAAAATGGATTGCCTTATTTGGTCAAGGAATTGAGGCTTGGACTGAATTCCGCCGCACTGGTTACCCCGCTTTACCAGCGCCTGATCCAAGAGCTATTTTCTTAAACGATGGTGTATTACCTACCCGCTTGCAATATCCCTCTACCGAGTATTCCTTAAATAAAACCCAATTAGATGCCGGTATTTCCTTAAATGGCGGTTCCGACGACAAAAAGACCAAAATGTGGTGGGCAGAGTAA